A genomic segment from Myxosarcina sp. GI1 encodes:
- a CDS encoding NAD(P)/FAD-dependent oxidoreductase, with protein sequence MMNDSQPTVILGGGFTGLFTALHLSQQDYRDPVILVDRAERFVFKPLLYDYLTEEMNDSQVNPRYEELLSGSKVKFAKDTVEKIDVDGKQVESANNGSIAYRYLVIALGSQTGYFGIEGAKEHTFPFWNRKDAIALKNHLQDCLKRSLETDNPQEKQKLLTVAIVGAGATGVELAATLADVLPQWYVKQGGAFEQLRLILINRGEQILDNASNRLRQAAKAAFFKLPVKVQLELNASVTAVRHQQVEFERDNQRETLEAGTIVWTTGTTVNPVVKALPIADEYRDKKGRLKVLSTMQLIDCPEIFVGGDCAVNWDKSVPATAQAAYQQGSAIANNLQALSINKTPDVANVTMRGTMLKLGLNDAAADLFDRLLIEGKTAHLLRQGRYTTTLPTPVHDFKATTQWLSEEVLENINI encoded by the coding sequence ATGATGAATGATTCCCAACCTACAGTTATTCTTGGCGGTGGCTTTACGGGTTTATTTACCGCACTGCATTTGAGTCAGCAAGATTATCGCGATCCAGTTATTCTAGTCGATCGCGCCGAGCGTTTTGTCTTCAAACCCCTACTATATGACTATCTCACCGAAGAGATGAACGATAGTCAGGTTAATCCTCGTTATGAAGAACTTTTATCAGGCTCGAAGGTTAAATTTGCCAAAGATACAGTAGAAAAAATTGACGTTGACGGGAAACAGGTTGAATCAGCCAACAATGGCAGTATTGCTTATCGCTATCTAGTTATTGCTTTAGGTTCGCAAACGGGCTACTTCGGCATCGAAGGAGCAAAAGAACACACTTTTCCCTTTTGGAATCGTAAAGATGCGATCGCCCTTAAAAACCACCTTCAAGACTGTTTGAAGCGATCTCTGGAAACAGATAACCCACAAGAAAAACAAAAACTGCTAACGGTAGCTATTGTCGGCGCAGGAGCGACAGGAGTAGAACTAGCAGCCACTTTAGCGGATGTTTTACCTCAGTGGTATGTCAAACAAGGGGGTGCATTCGAGCAACTACGACTGATTTTAATCAATCGCGGAGAGCAAATTTTAGATAATGCCAGCAATCGCCTGCGTCAAGCAGCCAAAGCAGCATTCTTCAAACTCCCTGTTAAAGTTCAACTAGAACTAAACGCCTCCGTTACTGCCGTTCGTCATCAGCAGGTAGAATTTGAACGAGATAATCAGAGGGAAACTTTAGAAGCGGGAACTATCGTTTGGACGACGGGTACTACCGTCAATCCCGTAGTCAAAGCTTTACCCATTGCCGATGAGTATCGAGATAAAAAAGGCAGGCTTAAAGTCCTTTCTACCATGCAGTTAATCGATTGCCCTGAAATTTTCGTTGGTGGTGACTGCGCGGTTAACTGGGATAAATCTGTACCCGCTACTGCTCAGGCTGCCTATCAACAAGGCTCGGCTATTGCTAATAACCTGCAAGCATTATCTATTAATAAGACTCCTGACGTAGCTAATGTCACGATGCGGGGAACGATGCTCAAGCTAGGGCTAAACGATGCTGCTGCGGATTTATTCGATCGCCTATTAATTGAAGGCAAAACCGCTCATCTACTGCGTCAGGGTAGATATACAACCACTCTGCCTACTCCAGTCCACGACTTTAAGGCGACTACTCAATGGCTGTCTGAAGAGGTTTTAGAAAACATAAATATATAA
- a CDS encoding class I SAM-dependent methyltransferase: MKETPVREQYNQKAKVYDRRWQGYLNKTLTFLQAWVQISPHETVLDIACGTGELERLLLQQNPQQRITGVDLSEEMLKVARQKLSEYSQVSWKAASASELPLCNSCFDVVICANSFHYFEDPQGSLKEIQRVLKPNGRVIILDWCKDYWGVRILDLILKVVDRAHQQSYTQNEFHNLLTTAGFKIDRATKFRHGIVWQFMVAEATLPTKNDE; the protein is encoded by the coding sequence ATGAAAGAAACCCCAGTTCGAGAACAATACAACCAGAAAGCAAAGGTCTACGATCGCCGTTGGCAGGGTTATCTTAATAAAACTCTTACGTTTTTACAAGCTTGGGTACAGATTTCTCCTCATGAAACCGTTCTCGATATAGCTTGCGGTACGGGAGAGTTAGAAAGATTGTTACTACAGCAAAATCCTCAACAAAGGATTACAGGCGTAGACCTTTCCGAAGAGATGCTAAAGGTGGCACGGCAAAAACTGTCCGAATATTCTCAAGTGTCTTGGAAAGCTGCTAGTGCTTCGGAATTACCTCTTTGCAATAGCTGTTTCGATGTAGTAATTTGTGCTAATTCATTTCACTATTTTGAAGATCCGCAGGGTTCGCTAAAAGAAATCCAGCGAGTTCTTAAACCTAACGGTAGAGTAATCATTCTCGACTGGTGTAAAGATTACTGGGGTGTTCGGATCTTGGATTTGATTCTCAAAGTTGTCGATCGCGCCCATCAGCAAAGTTATACCCAAAATGAATTTCATAATCTATTAACTACCGCAGGTTTTAAGATCGATCGCGCTACTAAATTTCGTCATGGCATCGTTTGGCAATTTATGGTAGCTGAAGCAACATTACCCACAAAAAATGATGAATGA
- a CDS encoding general stress protein translates to MNINDNSNNNIGHAVGTFSTREDAEYALRELQGAGFNMDKVSVIAKNPERGDSIGGTEVTTSEQVKGGTAAGAATGAATGGLLGLIGGLGVIALPGVGAVAELGIVLANTLLGSGIGAAGGGLVGALIGWGVPEDRAKYYDEMLSQGKYVVLMEGTQAEISGAEAILKNRRIQDWGVYGYGTMGTIDPTTGRSII, encoded by the coding sequence ATGAATATTAATGACAATTCTAATAATAATATCGGACACGCTGTTGGTACTTTTTCCACTCGTGAAGATGCAGAGTATGCTTTGCGCGAACTGCAAGGTGCAGGTTTCAACATGGATAAAGTTTCTGTAATCGCTAAAAATCCCGAACGAGGAGATAGTATCGGCGGTACAGAAGTTACTACCAGCGAACAAGTGAAAGGAGGTACGGCAGCAGGAGCTGCTACAGGGGCAGCTACAGGTGGGTTGTTGGGCTTGATTGGCGGTTTGGGYGTAATTGCTCTTCCAGGTGTCGGTGCGGTAGCTGAATTGGGAATAGTTTTGGCAAACACCTTACTTGGTAGCGGTATTGGTGCTGCTGGTGGTGGTTTAGTTGGAGCATTAATCGGCTGGGGTGTTCCTGAAGATCGAGCTAAATATTATGATGAAATGCTTTCACAAGGTAAATATGTGGTTCTAATGGAAGGAACGCAAGCAGAAATAAGCGGTGCAGAAGCTATTCTTAAAAACAGACGCATTCAAGACTGGGGTGTGTACGGCTATGGCACGATGGGAACTATTGACCCTACTACGGGTAGGAGCATCATATAG
- a CDS encoding bacteriorhodopsin — MLIDLSISLQEFTFLAQTIPENAPPGINMENWLVYTPIQRQIVSHLLTLGVGAMACGFVYFLLTIKRSAPRYQPSSVLSAVVMVSAFLILFRQLNGWLDAFEFDGQVWRLTVEELGTYTESAFSNGYRYLNWSIDVPLLLTQMLFLFDLSKGHKRRLRIQFIIAGLLMIYTGYIGQFFEVANLTTFLIWGAISTVFFVYIVFLVGQLMGRPRKQLPDKPKKMFMGVWWILLISWTLYPLAYLVPWGWQLYPAWGGWAGVTRQFLFTMADIFSKVIYGVLLSNIAQTRSALEGYEPALKVQPGNGTGSEVYTQSPAQNLE; from the coding sequence ATGCTAATTGACTTATCTATTTCATTGCAGGAATTTACATTTTTAGCTCAGACGATACCAGAAAATGCGCCACCAGGTATCAATATGGAAAACTGGCTGGTGTATACGCCAATTCAGCGTCAGATTGTTTCACATTTACTAACTCTTGGCGTTGGTGCAATGGCTTGCGGGTTCGTCTATTTTCTACTGACAATTAAACGCTCCGCACCACGCTATCAACCTTCTTCAGTCTTATCAGCTGTAGTTATGGTGTCGGCATTTTTAATTTTGTTTCGACAGCTTAATGGCTGGCTCGATGCCTTTGAATTTGACGGGCAAGTTTGGCGACTGACAGTGGAAGAATTGGGAACTTATACCGAAAGTGCCTTTAGTAATGGCTATCGCTATCTCAACTGGTCGATTGACGTGCCTTTATTGTTAACTCAGATGCTGTTTCTATTTGATTTGAGCAAAGGACACAAAAGAAGGCTGCGAATTCAGTTCATCATCGCGGGGCTGTTGATGATTTACACGGGATACATCGGACAATTTTTTGAAGTTGCTAATCTTACCACTTTCTTGATTTGGGGGGCAATTAGTACCGTGTTTTTTGTCTATATCGTCTTTTTGGTCGGTCAACTTATGGGTCGTCCTCGCAAACAGCTCCCAGACAAACCGAAGAAGATGTTTATGGGGGTATGGTGGATATTACTGATTTCCTGGACGCTCTATCCTCTTGCTTATCTCGTTCCCTGGGGTTGGCAACTATATCCTGCCTGGGGCGGTTGGGCTGGAGTTACCCGACAATTTCTGTTTACCATGGCAGACATTTTTTCCAAAGTTATCTATGGAGTTCTTTTGAGTAACATCGCTCAAACTCGCAGCGCGCTGGAAGGCTACGAACCCGCTCTTAAAGTACAGCCAGGCAATGGTACTGGTTCGGAAGTGTATACTCAATCTCCCGCTCAAAACCTAGAGTAG